A section of the Sedimentisphaera cyanobacteriorum genome encodes:
- a CDS encoding ADP-ribosylglycohydrolase family protein, which produces MKTFVSSGLIMFFCISLVFPQESFSQEQIMRSDLVDRIEGMWLGQIVANMAGRSTEGHYSGSSPNPAESVDWDLRGPDDYWPGDDDTDIEYIAMDTLEQYGANPTGQQLAWQWLDHINSSGSGVYISNRQAWSLMGDGYIPPETGSRHRNMHWYSIDSQITTEIIGAVYPGLTQGTVDTVYTFANISNAGYPVHAAQFYGAMYSMAYFESDIKTLVENALDILPATSRSYDVVSDVLSWYEADMAEGTPNWRETRSLLYDYYGSGDFANGRYHNWIESTVNLGATVLCLLYGDGDYKNTAQIGILAGWDCDCNPATAGGGYNRHNKRQKRPPSRPVR; this is translated from the coding sequence ATGAAAACTTTTGTAAGTTCGGGTTTAATAATGTTCTTCTGCATATCTTTGGTCTTTCCGCAGGAGAGCTTCTCACAGGAACAAATTATGCGTTCGGATTTGGTTGACCGTATCGAAGGGATGTGGCTTGGTCAGATTGTGGCCAATATGGCCGGACGGTCAACAGAAGGGCATTACAGCGGCAGTTCACCTAATCCTGCTGAAAGCGTTGATTGGGACCTCAGAGGCCCTGATGATTATTGGCCGGGAGATGATGATACTGATATCGAATATATTGCGATGGATACGCTTGAGCAATACGGGGCCAACCCTACGGGTCAGCAGCTTGCTTGGCAATGGCTGGATCATATAAATTCAAGCGGGTCAGGGGTTTACATTTCGAATCGTCAGGCTTGGTCTTTAATGGGCGATGGGTATATTCCTCCGGAAACAGGCAGCAGGCACAGAAATATGCACTGGTATTCCATCGATTCGCAGATTACTACTGAGATAATTGGTGCGGTTTACCCCGGTCTTACCCAAGGCACCGTTGACACTGTTTATACATTTGCGAATATTTCAAATGCCGGCTACCCTGTACACGCAGCCCAGTTTTACGGGGCAATGTATTCAATGGCTTATTTTGAGTCTGATATTAAAACACTTGTTGAGAATGCATTGGATATTCTTCCAGCTACCAGCAGAAGCTATGATGTGGTTTCAGATGTGCTGAGCTGGTACGAGGCCGATATGGCCGAGGGAACGCCAAATTGGCGGGAAACCCGCAGCCTGCTTTATGATTATTACGGCAGCGGAGATTTTGCCAATGGCAGATATCACAACTGGATAGAATCCACTGTCAACCTGGGGGCAACGGTACTTTGCCTTTTGTATGGTGATGGCGATTATAAAAACACTGCCCAGATAGGAATTTTAGCGGGCTGGGACTGCGACTGCAACCCGGCCACAGCGGGGGGGGGGTATAATCGGCATAATAAAAGGCAGAAGCGGCCTCCCTCAAGACCTGTTCGGTGA
- a CDS encoding carbon starvation CstA family protein: METLILLAVCFVGYIIAYNTYGRFLARKIFRLDNSREVPSRKINDGIDYVPSKRGIIFGHHYTSIAGTGPIVGPAIGIIWGWLPAVLWIFLGSIFMGAVHDFGSLVISMRNEGRSVSEAAAKYINKRVRFIFFAVVFLTLLILIAVFGVVIASVFTLFPNSVIPVWFQIPIAVLLGKAVYKMGANVNISTAAAVIAMYLMIIAGSYFPIEIPSMMGIPASGVWVILLLIYAWIASTLSVTTLLQPRDYINAWQLFVALTLLIAGAVFSGFTTDFEMSAPMINQNVPETTPAIWPFMFVVIACGAVSGFHSLVASGTSPKQVEKETDSLFVGYGSMLLEGVLALLVIVCVSAGIGMALEVDGQTLTGAAAWNEQYSNYIGSQGLNSKLRPVVLGAANMMGSIGIPAAVGTTLMGVFIASFASTTLDTSVRLQRYVVGELAQDFKISWLKNRWTATSLAVLTAAGLAFANGAGGKGALVLWPLFGSANQLLAALALLVITLYLRTKGGKKFIFALIPCIFMLIITNWAMVLNEIRFAENGNILLVAIGGLVFLLALWVTIEAGIVFARRPAED, translated from the coding sequence TTGGAAACGCTTATTTTATTAGCAGTCTGTTTTGTTGGTTATATTATTGCCTACAACACCTACGGCAGGTTTCTCGCCCGCAAGATATTCCGGCTTGACAACTCAAGAGAGGTTCCGAGCAGAAAGATAAACGACGGGATAGACTACGTCCCCTCGAAGCGAGGCATAATCTTCGGCCATCACTACACATCCATTGCGGGCACCGGCCCGATTGTAGGTCCTGCTATCGGTATAATCTGGGGCTGGCTTCCGGCGGTTCTGTGGATTTTTCTCGGCTCTATATTTATGGGTGCCGTGCACGATTTCGGCTCGCTTGTAATATCAATGCGTAATGAGGGCAGGAGCGTATCGGAAGCCGCAGCGAAATACATCAACAAACGCGTGCGATTTATATTCTTTGCGGTTGTATTCCTAACACTGCTGATTCTGATAGCGGTTTTCGGCGTTGTAATAGCGAGCGTATTCACCCTCTTTCCCAATTCGGTGATTCCTGTATGGTTTCAGATACCGATAGCTGTACTGCTCGGTAAAGCGGTTTACAAAATGGGTGCGAACGTGAATATCAGCACAGCAGCAGCGGTTATAGCTATGTATCTGATGATTATTGCAGGTTCTTACTTCCCGATTGAGATTCCCTCTATGATGGGGATTCCAGCCTCCGGGGTTTGGGTGATTCTTCTTCTTATCTACGCATGGATTGCCTCCACTCTTTCGGTAACAACGCTTTTACAGCCGAGGGACTATATCAACGCATGGCAGCTTTTCGTAGCACTGACTCTGCTTATTGCAGGAGCAGTTTTTTCCGGTTTTACAACAGATTTTGAGATGTCTGCACCGATGATAAATCAAAATGTCCCGGAAACCACCCCGGCGATCTGGCCGTTTATGTTTGTGGTGATTGCGTGCGGGGCAGTGAGCGGGTTTCATTCGCTTGTGGCCTCAGGTACAAGCCCGAAACAGGTGGAGAAAGAAACCGATTCGCTTTTCGTTGGCTACGGTTCAATGCTGCTGGAGGGGGTGCTTGCGCTTTTGGTGATTGTATGTGTATCTGCGGGAATCGGAATGGCTCTTGAGGTTGACGGGCAAACCCTCACGGGTGCTGCAGCGTGGAACGAGCAGTATTCAAACTATATCGGCTCGCAGGGTCTGAACAGCAAACTAAGGCCTGTAGTGTTAGGTGCGGCAAATATGATGGGCTCTATCGGGATACCAGCAGCCGTTGGCACGACGCTTATGGGCGTTTTCATTGCCTCTTTCGCAAGCACAACTCTCGATACTTCAGTGCGTCTTCAGAGGTATGTGGTGGGCGAACTGGCTCAGGACTTCAAAATCAGCTGGCTGAAAAACCGCTGGACAGCCACAAGCCTTGCAGTGCTCACAGCAGCAGGGCTGGCTTTTGCAAACGGCGCAGGCGGAAAAGGGGCTCTGGTTCTCTGGCCGCTTTTCGGAAGCGCAAATCAGCTTCTCGCTGCACTGGCTCTTCTGGTAATAACGCTTTATCTGCGCACCAAAGGCGGGAAGAAATTTATCTTCGCCCTGATTCCCTGCATATTTATGCTGATTATCACAAACTGGGCGATGGTGCTCAACGAAATAAGATTTGCCGAGAACGGAAATATCCTGCTCGTGGCTATCGGGGGGCTGGTATTCCTGCTCGCTCTCTGGGTAACAATAGAGGCAGGAATTGTTTTCGCCCGCAGGCCGGCAGAAGATTAG